Proteins encoded by one window of Rhodamnia argentea isolate NSW1041297 chromosome 6, ASM2092103v1, whole genome shotgun sequence:
- the LOC115745959 gene encoding CBL-interacting serine/threonine-protein kinase 11, which yields MPEIEHHHHHRHHDDALFGKYEVGRLLGCGAFAKVYHARNLVTGQSVALKVIHKKKLSSSNSATLMSNIKREISILRRLRHPYIVSLFEVLATRSKIYVVMEFAKGGELFSMVSKARLSEDLARRYFQQLISALGYCHARGVFHRDLKPENLLLDDNGGLKVTDFGLSAVTDQIRSDGLLHTLCGTPAYVAPEILAKKGYDGAKVDVWSCGVILFVMTAGYLPFNDPNLMAMYKKIYRGEFRCPKWMSADLKRFLRRLLNTNPDTRITIHEILKDPWFRKGYKEVDLFAEASGSKPEMVGEGDSKSELNAFDIISFSPGLNLSGLFDDKYDAAEDGERFVSEETPEELMERVEGFAKEEKLRVRRKKEWGLEAEGREGNLVMEVEVNRLTEKLVVMEVRRGGGDAGVYRSTWKTKLRPRLLRN from the coding sequence ATGCCAGAGATcgaacatcatcatcatcatcgccacCATGACGACGCCCTCTTTGGCAAGTACGAGGTCGGCAGGCTCCTGGGTTGCGGCGCCTTCGCCAAGGTCTACCACGCCCGCAACCTCGTCACCGGCCAGAGCGTGGCGCTCAAGGTCATCCACAAGAAGAAGCTCTCCTCCTCCAACTCCGCCACCCTAATGTCCAACATCAAGCGCGAGATCTCCAtcctccgccgcctccgccaCCCCTACATCGTCTCCCTCTTCGAGGTCCTCGCCACCCGTTCCAAGATCTACGTCGTCATGGAGTTCGCCAAGGGCGGCGAGCTCTTCTCCATGGTCTCCAAGGCCCGCCTCTCCGAGGACCTCGCCCGCCGCTACTTCCAGCAGCTCATCTCCGCCCTCGGCTACTGCCACGCCCGCGGCGTCTTCCACCGCGACCTCAAGCCCGAGAACCTCCTCCTCGACGACAACGGCGGCCTCAAGGTCACCGACTTCGGCCTCAGCGCCGTCACCGACCAGATCCGGTCCGACGGCCTCCTCCACACGCTCTGCGGCACCCCTGCCTACGTGGCCCCGGAGATCCTGGCCAAGAAGGGCTACGACGGAGCCAAGGTGGACGTGTGGTCGTGCGGGGTCATCCTGTTCGTGATGACCGCCGGGTACCTGCCGTTTAACGACCCGAACCTGATGGCCATGTACAAGAAGATCTACAGGGGCGAGTTCCGATGCCCCAAGTGGATGTCGGCCGACCTGAAGCGCTTCCTCCGCCGCCTCCTGAACACCAACCCGGACACCAGGATCACCATCCACGAGATCCTCAAGGACCCCTGGTTCAGGAAAGGCTACAAGGAGGTGGACCTGTTCGCGGAGGCCAgcgggagcaaaccggagatgGTAGGGGAAGGGGATAGCAAGAGCGAGCTGAACGCGTTCGACATAATATCCTTCTCGCCCGGGTTGAACTTGTCGGGATTGTTCGACGACAAGTACGACGCGGCGGAGGACGGGGAGAGGTTCGTGTCGGAAGAGACGCCGGAGGAGCTAATGGAGAGGGTGGAGGGATTCGCAAAGGAAGAGAAGCTGAgagtgaggaggaagaaggaatgggGGTTGGAAGCGGAAGGGAGAGAGGGGAATCTGGTGATGGAGGTGGAGGTGAACAGGCTGACGGAGAAGCTGGTGGTGATGGAGGTGAGACGAGGAGGGGGAGATGCTGGGGTTTACAGGAGCACGTGGAAGACCAAGCTCAGGCCTCGCCTCCTTCGTAACTGA
- the LOC115745970 gene encoding polygalacturonase-like produces MELEMELGLKRVTRCAGAWFICSISLLSIWTLSLSHPTPTPPPPPPCVGLHGILSPPLPGTPHPNYLQEQVSEIMVVGGRRELRTSGPGSSPPRCNSKCGKCTPCKPVHVPVQPGRPVLTEYYPEAWRCKCGNKLFMP; encoded by the exons ATGGAGTTGGAGATGGAGTTGGGGTTGAAGCGAGTCACCAGGTGTGCTGGTGCCTGGTTCATATGCTCCATCTCCCTCCTCTCGATTTGGACACTCTCTCTGTCTCATCCCACtcctactcctcctcctcctccaccatgCGTTGGGTTGCATG GTATTCTCAGTCCTCCACTGCCTGGTACACCTCATCCTAATTATCTTCAG GAACAGGTGTCTGAGATCATGGTGGTGGGAGGAAGAAGGGAATTGAGGACAAGCGGTCCCGGATCTTCACCACCACGATGCAACTCAAAATGCGGCAAATGCACGCCTTGCAAACCTGTTCACGTGCCAGTGCAACCAGGGAGGCCGGTCCTGACTGAGTACTACCCTGAAGCTTGGAGGTGTAAATGCGGCAACAAGTTGTTCATGCCTTGA